Genomic window (Ruminococcus flavefaciens AE3010):
ACGGCAGTCACTTTCATGAAGCCGTTTTCTGTATCTGCGAATATATCGCCGTTCATGCCGTTCATAAGCTTACGGCAGATATAAAGTCCCAGACCGCTGCCCTGCTGAGAGCCTGTATTGGAGCCCCGCCAGAAGCTGTCGAATATATGTGGAAGCTCCGTATCCGCAAGGGTGCAGCCGCTGTTTGAAACGGTTATAAGGCGGCAGTTCTCCTCGTCGGAGAAGCTTATGGAGATGCTCCTGCCGTCGCCGTACTTTATGGCGTTTTCGATGATATTCTGGAGCACCTCTTCAAGACGGTCGGGGTCTCCCGATAAAAGGCAGTTGCTGTATTCTTCAACGGTGAATTCAGTCTTCAGCACCGAGAGCTTGTCCCTGTAGTAGTCGGAGATATTACCGATAACGTCTGAAAGATAGAAGTCGGTGTTGTTGAACTCAAATGTGAGGACGTCGCTGTTGAGCTCGCCTATCATCTCTGCCACATAGCCCTCTATCTCGTCGGCCTTGGAGTTGATACTTTCGGCGGCTTCACGCTGTTTTCCCGCATCGGGGTACAGCCCTTTGGACAGTGCCTTTGAGTAGAGCTTCACCGCCGACAGTGGAGTTTTTATATCATGGGACAGGGACAGCAGGAGAGTTTTTTCCTTTTTGGCGCGTTCAAGGTCTTTCTGCCGTGCCTGTTCAAGCTCCTCTCTGAGCATATCAAGTCCCCATGTGAGCTTACCGAAGTACTTGCCCTTGTTCTCCTTTACGGGAGCTGCCAGCTTACCCTTTGCAAGCTCATAGGGCAGGTCGCTGACCTTGGTGAAGGGCTTTACGATATTGCGGCGGATATAAAGCAGCACGCCTATAAGGAAAAGGCAGAGCCCTATTGTACAGACGTTGACTGCTATGGGCAGCGCTGAGTTGTTTACCACTTTGAGGTCACTGTATTCTATACGGTATGAAGTACCGTTAATGCTGCGTATGACGTACTCATTGCCGCTGAGCCAGAAGTCCTCGCTGCCGTCGTATTCGTAAATGCCGAGTATATTTGGATAGTCGGCTGCGGTGACCTTTTTTCCGTCAGCCAGCTCATGCTCGATACGGTTCAGCTCCACCTTGTAAAGGGGCTGAGTCTGTTCGGGAGCTTTCGTCATTATCAGGTTCAAGGCGACGATAACAGCAGCCATGGCTATTATTATCCCTGCGATAAGCTTGTCGAATCTCTGCATATCAGCTCTCCCAGCGGTAGCCCTTGCCCCACACGGTCAGTATCCTTGCGGGATTTTTCGGGTCGTCCTCTATTTTTTGTCTCAGCCATTTGATATGCACCGTGAGGGTCTGCTGCTCGGACTCGCTGTCAGAGCCCCATATCCTGTTGAATATGAAGTCCTTGCCTAAAGTCTGCCCCTTGTTTTCGATAAGGAGACGGAGCAGCTCGAACTCCTTTGCGGTTATGGCGACGGGCTCTCTGTTTTTGGATACGGTCTCTTCAGCTAAGTTCAGTGTGATATCGCCGTCGGTGAGGACGTCAAGAGCAAGCCTGCGCTTGAATATGCCCTTTATCTTGGCAATGAGGATATCTATGTCGTAGGGCTTTTCTATGTAGTCGTCAGCTCCGAGGAGTATGCCGTTGAGCTTGTCCTCCTTGTCAACTCTTGCGGTAAGGATAATGATAGGGATATTGTCCTGCTCACGTATCCTTTTGCATACCGCAAAGCCGTCAAGCCCGGGCAGGTTTATATCAAGCAGGACAAGCCTTGCCCCGTATTTTTCATACAGGGACAAGGCTTTTTCAGCAGTTTCGGCAACGCTTACCGTATAGCTTTCAGAGCGGAGAAAATCACAGAGGAGTCCTCTGAGCTCCGCGTTATCTTCAACGATAAGTATATCAGTCATATTACCAACCCATTTCCAGAAGCCAGTTATTCAGTCCGCGTTCGCGGTCGCGGAGGGGAAGCTTTCTGTTAATATTATACTCTCCATTTATATTTCCGTCAACTATAAAGAGTACGCGGGAGCATTTTGCGGCTACCTTTGCGTCGTGAGTTACCAGCATAACTGTTGTGCCCTCGTCGTTGAGCTTTGTGAGCTCCTCCATTACCTCGTCAGAGGAGGTGCGGTTGAGAGCGCCTGTGGGCTCGTCGGCGAATATCATACGGGGCTTGTTTATCATGCTTCTGCAAATGCATGCACGCTGGAGCTGTCCCCCTGACACCTCGTTGATATCGTTGTCGGAAATGTCGATGATACCCAGCTTGCGCATAAGGTCCTGACCCCGCTTCATTGTCTCGCTTCTTGACTCCTTTACCTTGTCTGATTTGACAGCGGGGAGTATGATATTGTCCAGTACGGACAGATTCTTCATCATGTACATCTGCTGGAAGATAAAGCCCATATCGTCAAGTCGCATTTTTGCAAGCTCGTTTTCCTTGAGCTTTGAGAGCTCCTTTCCGCAGAACTTCACATCGCCTGCGGTCATTTTGTCCATGCCCGAGACTGTATACAGCAGAGTTGACTTGCCTGAGCCCGAGGGACCCATGATGGCTACCATTTCTCCCTCGTTCACTCTGAAGTTCACGTTGCGGAGCACGTTGTTCTGTCTTTTGTTTATGATATATGTCTTGCAGAGGTCATTTACCTCAAGAATTGTATTTGTACTCATATCCATTCTCCTTTATCCTATATCGGCTGTGTCGGAAGCCTTTATCTTTTTCATGTAGAGAGCTGTAAGTGCTGCTCCCAGCACTGTAGCGGCTATAACTACTATTGGGTATATAACGCATACCTCAATGGGCTTGATGTTGTAGTCAACGCCGTTGATAGCACCTGTGATGCCGAAAACGGGATCGATGCAGAGCTTTGTGAAAGGTGTGCCAAGTGCAATGGCTATTACGGAAGCTATGACCGCAACTATTGCAAAGCGCAGAGTGTGCTGAGCGATGACTGAGCCTGTCTTGAAGCCCATAGCCTTCATCAGGGCTATCTCAGACTTTTCCTTTGATATGAACGAGCGCTCCATAAGTACTGATATCATAATGACTATCACTGCCGTGATGAGCAGCACCATAAGCTTTACGCCGTTGATAGTGTCCTTTATGCCTTCACCGATACAAGTCATTACATAGCCGTCGGTGTCCTCAACGTGCTTGGTGTTGAAGATGTCTTTCATTTTTTCGATACGCTCCTCAATAACAGACTGCTCGGGAGAGTCATCGAAATCTATCTGAAATCCCATTACCTGTTTTATAAGCTCATCTGGTATGTCAGTTGCTTCACTAAATCTTCCCGATTCGCCCATCTGCATCATGCTCTGGAAAAGTGCCGAAACTATGTAATAATCGGTCTTGTTTCCGAGAGTGAGCTTTACCTTGTCGCCAACGCCTACCCCAAGCTTTTCAGCGACCTGTATGGTGAGAGCTACTTCGTTTGCGTATTTCGGTGCATAGCCCTCGCTGTAGGTATAATCCGAAGCCTTTGTGTCCCTGCAGTAATTGAATATAGGCGAAGCCTTTTTGCCGTTTGCTTCAATTGTGGGGAACAGCAGAGCCTCAGAGTATACCTTGCCCGACATACCGTTTTCAGCCAGCTTTTTCTCAATATCTGCGTTTACTTCCTTGTAGGTCTCTTCGCCTGTCTCTACCTTGGTTATCATATCAACATCTGTGATGTAGGCGTCGCTCTTTGTAGCGCATAACAGGGGAAGGAGTTTTTCACTGGAAAGTGTGTTTGCTGTATTTGCAAGGCTTATTATAAGCAGCAGACATACCGAGAAGATAACTGTCATAATGCCGAACTGCCTGGGACTGCTGAAAATATCATTGAATGCAAGGAAGCCTGTTGCACCCAGCTTGCTTTTTCCGAGATGCATAAGCCCTTTTTTCTTGAATCTCTCACCTGTCTGACCGCTTCTTACTGCGTCGATGGGGGAGAGCTTCTTTATCCTGCGTGTACATCTATGGCAGAAGAGCATGATGATGAGGACTACGGATATGCTGCACAGTACATTTATCAGTATCATATTGTCGTTTCCAAGCACCATATTTTCGCTTACAGACTTTAAAAGGGCATTTCCGAAAGGGATACTGAGGATAAAGCCGATAACTGCTCCGATGATCGAGATACCAAGATATTTCACAAGGTAAAGTCCGCGGACGGAGCTGTTTTTCAGTCCCAGAGCCTTCATGACGCCTATCTCGCGGAATTCCTCGTTGATAGTGAAGCTTATGGTAAATCTCAGTACAACGAATGAAACAAGTATGAGACATACGCTTACTATGAGGAGGAGCGCTGCTACGAGGCTGTTCATGAAATAGCTTGTCCTTATAAGACTAAGGGGCTTATTGAAAATAGTGTTTGGAGCGTCTGAAAGGTCGGATTCAAGAGTTTTACTGTCATAGCCGTTGATGTAGAAGATAACGGATATATCGTTTTTCGCAGCCTTTTCGTCAGCCATGAATTTTTCATAGTCTGCATGGCTTATTATCATACGTGGATTGTTGAACATTTCCGAGCCGAGGAAGGCGTCCTTGCCTAATCCCGCATAAGTAAATGTGAGCTCGGTATCCTCGATCTTTGCCTTAACTTTGTCACCTATCTCAATATCTGATTTCGTAACGAGACTTCCCGTGAAGTAGACCTGTCCCTCGGGGACGTCTGTTATTACCTCGTTGTCCTTGTCAAAGTAATTGAGCTGAGCGTTTTCAATGTCAAGGACGATAATGCTGTTGCCTATTTCCGCAAGCTTTTTGCCGTTTTGCGTAAGAGCCTTGTCATTTAGGAACATCAGCTCCTCTCTGCGGTATTCCTTGACGTTGGAGTTCTTTGTAAGAAATTCCTCTGTCTCTGTGCCGTCATTACCCAAGGAAGTGATAATAAAGTGTTCGGTAATATTGGCTTTCTCGAAGAAATAATCGAGACCGCCCATGACGGTGATGATGTTGTTTACGCTGCTTGCCGCGAACATGGTGGCAAGTATCACGAACAGCAGAAGTATGATGTTCATGGTCTTTTTTCGTTTAAGGTCTTTTTTCAGTATTCTCAGATACATATTGATCCCTCGCTTTCTGTGATTATATATTAGCATGGGAATTATTAAATAATCCTTAAATCCGTTTCGGAGTATAGTATATCGCTAAAAACGGGATTTGTCAAGGCAAAAGAAAGCCGCCCTCCGTTGGGAGAGCGGCTGCGGCATCAGCTGCCTGAGTATTCTTTTATTTTGCGGACTAATGATGTGTCGTCACAGGAATAGGTGTATATACTATTTTGATATTCATAGCCCAGAATGTCTGAGTCCATTTTACAGTATTTATTGCAGCGGATAATTGTTTTTTCGGGTGTTGAATCAATGCATATCACATAGTGGTAAACATCGAGACAATTACATGAAAGAATGATATAGTCAGAGCTGTCGGCGGGGATAGGAGAGTCCTCGTACAGCTTTATTGCTTCTTCTTCCGTGGATATTTTTTCCGAGTCAACGGAGTCGAGCGTCCATTTACAGCTTCTCAGCGTATCATAGAGATACTGATCGTCTATATCTGAGAGTTCCTTGCTTTCGGTACTTTCACTTGTCTTCATATACCAGTTCTGACTGAAGAAGCTCCAGACATCAGCAGCGGGTTTGTTGAAGCTGTCCCCCAGTATCTCGGCTATCTTACTCTTTAAGAGGTCGTAGTCTATTTTATATGCTTTGGTCACATCCTCTTCCGTAAGTGAATCGTCGGTGCATTTGTAAGTGATATATCTTTCAATTGCGTTAGGGTCATCTGTTGTGGCGTAATGATCGTCAGATTCAAGCTCTATCTCAAAGCTTGAGATAGTCAGAGTATTGTTGTCTCTGTCAAATAAGCACCATGTAAAATTATTGTCCGATAAGTTGTATAAGCCGAATCTTTCATTGGTATACAGGAAATCGGGCGTTTCGTTGTGTTCTTCGACTTCCTCCCAGTCATAGCTGTTGAAGAGATCATTAAGCTGCTGACGCTTTTCAAGGGGAATAATATTACCGGTCTTAAACCAGAAGCCGATCTCACCGTCGCCGCCTTCATCTGAGGACTTGCCGATTTTGACCTCAATATCGGTTTTTGAGTCGGGATCGTAGGTAAAGAAATCGTGTGCAGTGAAGTCAACGGGGAATTTTACGCTGTCCTCAGGTGCAGGTTCTGTTTTATCTTCTTCACTGCCAAGTATATAGGTTATAGTTGACTTGAACAGGTCGTAGTCTATCTTCCATGCGTCGGTGGAAATTTCATCGTCGGTCATAACAAGTTCGCCGTTATCTTCGGAGTAGCTGAAATGGGTATAATTGAGTACGCCGAACTCTCCCACATCGTATATCTTTACTGCTCTGACCTCGCTGCCGCTGTTATAAATGAAATAGGGGACGCCATCATCGGCTGTGTTATCGGAATTCTCGGGTATAACAGGTACTTCCGCTGTGTCACTTATAAAGTGATCTGTATCGCTTGAAACAGAGTCTTCGCTGACAGCTTCATTTTCTTCATCAATATCTTTCAGCGATTTGTTTATAACTGCCTGCAGCTGCTCTGCTTCTGTAAGTGATTCGCCGTAATCGTAATTGTTGAAGAACTCGGCAAGCTTCTCACGCTTTTCCAATGCTATGTCAGAGCCGCTGAACAGCTCAAAATAGCTGTATTCTTCGGGAGTATCCCTGATGATGACCTTTTGCATGGTATCTGCATCAAAGTCGCACAGCTTATAGTCAAGCTCGGAAAGATCTCCGAAGGGAGCAATTTTGCGCTCCAACTGCGGCTCTTCTGTAACTGCGGGCGCATTGGTGAAATGCCTGTATGTCTTGATACCGCCTGCTGCACCGCCTATGAGTATAGCTGCGGCTGCGGCAGTACTGAGGCATTTTT
Coding sequences:
- a CDS encoding ABC transporter ATP-binding protein; the encoded protein is MSTNTILEVNDLCKTYIINKRQNNVLRNVNFRVNEGEMVAIMGPSGSGKSTLLYTVSGMDKMTAGDVKFCGKELSKLKENELAKMRLDDMGFIFQQMYMMKNLSVLDNIILPAVKSDKVKESRSETMKRGQDLMRKLGIIDISDNDINEVSGGQLQRACICRSMINKPRMIFADEPTGALNRTSSDEVMEELTKLNDEGTTVMLVTHDAKVAAKCSRVLFIVDGNINGEYNINRKLPLRDRERGLNNWLLEMGW
- a CDS encoding ABC transporter permease; the protein is MYLRILKKDLKRKKTMNIILLLFVILATMFAASSVNNIITVMGGLDYFFEKANITEHFIITSLGNDGTETEEFLTKNSNVKEYRREELMFLNDKALTQNGKKLAEIGNSIIVLDIENAQLNYFDKDNEVITDVPEGQVYFTGSLVTKSDIEIGDKVKAKIEDTELTFTYAGLGKDAFLGSEMFNNPRMIISHADYEKFMADEKAAKNDISVIFYINGYDSKTLESDLSDAPNTIFNKPLSLIRTSYFMNSLVAALLLIVSVCLILVSFVVLRFTISFTINEEFREIGVMKALGLKNSSVRGLYLVKYLGISIIGAVIGFILSIPFGNALLKSVSENMVLGNDNMILINVLCSISVVLIIMLFCHRCTRRIKKLSPIDAVRSGQTGERFKKKGLMHLGKSKLGATGFLAFNDIFSSPRQFGIMTVIFSVCLLLIISLANTANTLSSEKLLPLLCATKSDAYITDVDMITKVETGEETYKEVNADIEKKLAENGMSGKVYSEALLFPTIEANGKKASPIFNYCRDTKASDYTYSEGYAPKYANEVALTIQVAEKLGVGVGDKVKLTLGNKTDYYIVSALFQSMMQMGESGRFSEATDIPDELIKQVMGFQIDFDDSPEQSVIEERIEKMKDIFNTKHVEDTDGYVMTCIGEGIKDTINGVKLMVLLITAVIVIMISVLMERSFISKEKSEIALMKAMGFKTGSVIAQHTLRFAIVAVIASVIAIALGTPFTKLCIDPVFGITGAINGVDYNIKPIEVCVIYPIVVIAATVLGAALTALYMKKIKASDTADIG
- a CDS encoding response regulator transcription factor — encoded protein: MTDILIVEDNAELRGLLCDFLRSESYTVSVAETAEKALSLYEKYGARLVLLDINLPGLDGFAVCKRIREQDNIPIIILTARVDKEDKLNGILLGADDYIEKPYDIDILIAKIKGIFKRRLALDVLTDGDITLNLAEETVSKNREPVAITAKEFELLRLLIENKGQTLGKDFIFNRIWGSDSESEQQTLTVHIKWLRQKIEDDPKNPARILTVWGKGYRWES
- a CDS encoding sensor histidine kinase, which gives rise to MQRFDKLIAGIIIAMAAVIVALNLIMTKAPEQTQPLYKVELNRIEHELADGKKVTAADYPNILGIYEYDGSEDFWLSGNEYVIRSINGTSYRIEYSDLKVVNNSALPIAVNVCTIGLCLFLIGVLLYIRRNIVKPFTKVSDLPYELAKGKLAAPVKENKGKYFGKLTWGLDMLREELEQARQKDLERAKKEKTLLLSLSHDIKTPLSAVKLYSKALSKGLYPDAGKQREAAESINSKADEIEGYVAEMIGELNSDVLTFEFNNTDFYLSDVIGNISDYYRDKLSVLKTEFTVEEYSNCLLSGDPDRLEEVLQNIIENAIKYGDGRSISISFSDEENCRLITVSNSGCTLADTELPHIFDSFWRGSNTGSQQGSGLGLYICRKLMNGMNGDIFADTENGFMKVTAVCPKL